A single window of Schistocerca piceifrons isolate TAMUIC-IGC-003096 unplaced genomic scaffold, iqSchPice1.1 HiC_scaffold_2445, whole genome shotgun sequence DNA harbors:
- the LOC124743635 gene encoding uncharacterized protein LOC124743635 — MAMRPLNDRELEEIVNASPDEGSLSEFEDHISNASESECSDDSYDSPQPIQNSVETFLSKNGNIEWQLHPPAQHGRLPASNIIKSTPGVTRYAVSRISDVKCSFEAVFHTALQNEIIEMTNIEGQRVYGEQWTDIDGSVFHAYLGLLLLAGVYRSHGESTKSLWDKDTGRNIFRATMSHETFCKISRVLRFDKKSTREERRRTDKLAAIRSIWENKTSYVLKAQIYTGKVSGAAPERNQGMRVVSDLTSELRGQNITCDNFFTSYNLGQLLLKRKLTMLGTIRKNKPELPHKMTNKEVHSSSFYFTNDTTVVNYIPKRHKNVVLMSTLHHDAEISDRADKKPKMILDYNSTKGAVDTLDQLLGTYTCKRKSNRWPMIVFYNILDVSAYNAYVLWISVDPNWNASKLTRRRIFLEELGKSLIKEHIASRTHFPRTEDSLRMVTSIQNPNDVGGVSESVTTRKSTKRARCKFCPSSNDNKTNMVCGKCSKHICKKHVTYLCPQCKQYWNRTTMSIAKTVPKFMFLKHFDMSGHIDPNSIYV; from the exons atggcgatgagaccattgaatgatcgtgagttggaagaaatagtaaatgcctcaccagatgaaggatcactttctgagtttgaagatcacatcagcaatgcatctgaaagcgagtgttccgatgacagttacgacagtccacagcccatacaaaatagtgtagagacttttctttctaaaaatgggaatatagaatggcagttgcatccaccagcacaacatggtcgcctaccagcttcgaacatcatcaagagtaccccaggagttaccaggtatgcagtcagcagaatatctgatgtaaaatgttcatttgaagcagtatttcacacagcgcttcaaaatgaaataatagagatgacaaatattgaagggcagcgagtttatggtgaacagtggacagatattgatggttctgttttccatgcatacttaggactcttactcctagcgggtgtatatcgatctcatggggagtctacaaaaagtttgtgggataaagatactgggcgaaacatatttcgagcaaccatgtctcatgaaacattctgtaagatatcacgtgtcctgcgatttgacaagaaatctactagagaggaaagacgacgtactgacaaacttgccgcaattcgtagtatttgggagaa caaaacttcatacgtactgaaagcccaaatttatacaggaaaggtgagtggagcggcaccagaaagaaatcagggaatgagggtggtatctgatctcacttctgagttacgtggtcagaatatcacgtgtgacaacttttttacgtcgtacaatttggggcagctgcttctgaaaaggaaattgactatgttgggaactatacggaaaaataagccggagcttccacacaaaatgaccaacaaggaggtacacagctcttcattttacttcacaaatgacactactgtggttaattatattcctaagagacacaagaatgttgtacttatgagcactctccaccatgatgcggaaatcagtgacagggctgataagaagccaaaaatgattttggactataattcaaccaaaggtgctgtagacacgcttgatcagttattaggtacatatacatgcaaacgaaaaagtaataggtggccaatgatagttttctacaatattcttgatgtttctgcttataatgcatacgttttgtggatttcggttgaccctaattggaatgcaagcaaattgactagaaggagaatattcttggaggaacttggaaagtcactgataaaagaacatattgcatcaagaacgcatttcccaagaacagaagattctttgagaatggtcacaagcatccaaaacccgaatgatgtgggtggtgtgtcagaatcggtaacaacaagaaaatctacaaaacgtgcacgctgtaagttctgtccatcaagtaatgacaataaaacaaacatggtgtgtggaaaatgtagtaaacatatttgcaagaaacatgtaacctacttgtgtccacagtgcaagca gtactggaatagaacaacaatgtcgatagctaaaactgtaccaaaatttatgtttctaaagcattttgatatgtcgggtcatattgacccgaacagtatatatgtcaa